In the genome of Deinococcus sp. YIM 134068, one region contains:
- the hisB gene encoding imidazoleglycerol-phosphate dehydratase HisB, giving the protein MTQTAPSRTATVRRTTSETDVTVTLDLDSAAYEPPATGHGFLDHMLDALARHARIGLSVRAQGDLYIEAHHLIEDTGITLGQALSQALGDRRGIERYGSAFVPMDETLAHVVLDLSGRAHLAFEPERLDVWGDAGGMTHYHLREFLRGLCNHAGVTLHVRLLAGREAHHVIEAIVKAFARALRDAVRVTSGELASTKGVL; this is encoded by the coding sequence ATGACCCAGACCGCCCCCAGCCGCACCGCCACCGTTCGGCGCACGACGAGCGAAACGGACGTGACCGTGACGCTCGACCTCGACTCCGCCGCCTACGAGCCACCCGCCACCGGGCACGGCTTCCTCGACCACATGCTCGACGCGCTCGCCCGGCATGCCCGTATTGGCCTGAGCGTGCGGGCGCAGGGGGACCTGTACATCGAGGCCCACCACCTCATCGAGGACACGGGGATCACGCTGGGGCAGGCGCTCTCCCAGGCGCTCGGCGACCGCCGGGGCATCGAGCGGTACGGCAGCGCCTTCGTGCCGATGGACGAGACGCTCGCCCACGTCGTCCTCGACCTCTCGGGCCGGGCGCACCTCGCCTTCGAGCCGGAGCGGCTGGACGTGTGGGGCGACGCGGGCGGCATGACCCACTACCACCTGCGGGAGTTCCTGCGCGGCCTGTGCAACCACGCGGGCGTGACCCTCCACGTCCGGCTGCTCGCGGGCCGGGAGGCGCACCACGTCATCGAGGCGATTGTGAAGGCGTTCGCGCGGGCGCTGAGAGACGCCGTGCGGGTCACGTCGGGCGAGTTGGCAAGTACGAAGGGGGTGCTGTGA
- the ddrA gene encoding single-stranded DNA-binding protein DdrA → MKLSDVQKRLQAPFPAHLVGWKPQSFTKDRSRALLLAYVDARAVQDRLDAICPDGWSFEIEVVPGTATPTVKGRLTVLSVTREDIGEAGEGEYGTLKAASSDALKRCAVQFGIGRYLYDLPKQWVDWNDARREPAVTPELPEWARPDHERSPGGAHIVQAMEQLKYELPEDLELQREVYKHLKAALGSIHPAAQGGHGRAA, encoded by the coding sequence ATGAAGCTGAGCGATGTTCAGAAACGACTCCAGGCCCCGTTTCCCGCTCATCTGGTGGGGTGGAAGCCCCAGTCCTTCACGAAGGACCGCAGCCGGGCGCTGCTGCTCGCCTATGTGGACGCGCGCGCCGTGCAGGACCGGCTGGACGCGATCTGCCCCGACGGCTGGTCCTTCGAGATCGAGGTCGTGCCGGGGACGGCGACGCCGACCGTCAAGGGTCGCCTGACGGTGCTGAGCGTGACGCGTGAGGACATCGGCGAGGCGGGCGAGGGCGAGTACGGGACGCTGAAGGCCGCTTCCAGTGACGCGCTGAAGCGGTGCGCGGTGCAGTTCGGCATCGGGCGCTACCTGTACGACCTGCCCAAGCAGTGGGTGGACTGGAACGACGCGCGGCGCGAACCCGCCGTCACGCCCGAGCTACCCGAGTGGGCGCGGCCCGACCACGAACGTTCGCCCGGCGGCGCGCACATCGTGCAGGCGATGGAGCAGCTCAAGTACGAGTTGCCCGAAGACCTCGAACTCCAGCGCGAGGTGTACAAGCACCTCAAGGCGGCGCTCGGCAGCATCCACCCCGCCGCCCAGGGCGGGCACGGGCGGGCCGCGTGA
- the hrpB gene encoding ATP-dependent helicase HrpB — MPRVSPTALPVFEVLPELRAVLAAHPLVVLQAPPGAGKSTGLPLELLNESWLAGRTIVMLQPRRVAARAVAARLAEGLGEEVGGTVGYRVRFESRVSPRTRIEVVTEGILTRRLQRDPELGGVGLVILDEFHERSLNADLALALLREVQGALRDDLRVLVMSATLDPALPERLDAPFVRSAGRTYPVEVRYLNADPTGRVEDTVARAVRTALETHPEGDILAFLPGVREIRGAGAALPDVNAVVLPLYGDLPLGEQRRALVPDPAGRRKVVLATSIAETSLTLAGVRVVVDGGLSRTQRFDPGTGLSRMLTERVTRDAAEQRAGRAGRTAPGTAYRLWSERTHALLTAARPPEIEEADLAPLMLELAGWGAPDPQALAWLDAPPESRVAAARSLLRDLDALDDAGRITPRGLALLELPTHPRLAHLLHDGASLDLGALAADVAALLEERDPLGPGTGADLSDRVAALRAWRRGARGGGDLAVLERVERLSRRWRTALRVRPDDTPPDAFAVGQLVALAYPERVALAREVGGGRYLLAGGRGARLPEGDPLAVSPALAVAHLDAVSWRGTGEGRIHLAAPLDPALLEERAQVRDVVRWDARTGTLVAQRERHVGALVLSAQPLRDLPQEARVNALADALRAEGLHLLNWTPDAEALRARVESVRRWRPEESDWPDLSDAALLATLEDWLGPHLEGVRTRDDLKRVNLLPALTALLPWPLLRQLDDLAPTHLTVPTGSRIRLMYQQGGSAPVLAVKLQELFGLAETPTVNGGRTPVLLHLLSPAGRPVQVTQDLRSFWNSSYFEVRKDLRGRYPRHPWPDDPWTHAPMRGTKKRGM, encoded by the coding sequence ATGCCCCGCGTGTCCCCCACCGCCCTCCCCGTCTTCGAGGTGCTGCCCGAGCTGCGCGCGGTGCTGGCGGCGCACCCGCTGGTCGTGCTTCAGGCACCGCCGGGAGCGGGGAAGAGCACGGGCCTGCCGCTGGAACTGCTGAACGAATCCTGGCTTGCCGGACGGACCATCGTGATGCTCCAGCCCCGGCGGGTGGCGGCGCGGGCGGTCGCGGCCCGGCTCGCCGAGGGGCTGGGGGAGGAGGTCGGCGGAACGGTCGGGTATCGGGTCCGGTTCGAGTCGCGCGTGTCGCCCCGCACCCGCATCGAGGTCGTCACCGAGGGCATTCTCACCCGCCGCCTGCAACGGGACCCGGAACTCGGCGGCGTCGGCCTCGTCATCCTCGACGAGTTCCACGAGCGGTCGCTGAACGCCGACCTCGCCCTCGCCCTGCTGCGGGAGGTGCAGGGGGCGCTGCGGGACGATCTGCGCGTCCTCGTGATGAGCGCGACGCTCGACCCGGCCCTCCCCGAGCGGCTGGACGCCCCGTTCGTGCGGAGCGCCGGGCGAACGTACCCGGTCGAGGTCCGTTACCTGAACGCCGACCCGACGGGCCGCGTGGAGGACACGGTGGCCCGAGCGGTGCGGACGGCTCTGGAGACGCACCCGGAGGGCGACATCCTCGCCTTCCTCCCCGGTGTGCGCGAGATTCGCGGGGCGGGGGCGGCCTTGCCCGACGTGAACGCCGTGGTGTTGCCCCTTTACGGCGACCTCCCCCTCGGCGAGCAGCGCCGCGCCCTCGTGCCCGACCCCGCCGGGCGGCGCAAGGTCGTGCTGGCGACCTCCATCGCGGAGACGAGCCTCACGCTGGCGGGCGTTCGGGTGGTGGTGGACGGCGGGCTGAGCCGGACGCAACGCTTCGACCCCGGCACGGGCCTGAGCCGGATGTTGACGGAACGGGTCACGCGCGACGCCGCCGAGCAGCGGGCGGGCCGCGCCGGACGCACCGCGCCGGGCACCGCCTACCGCCTGTGGAGCGAGCGCACCCACGCCCTCCTGACTGCCGCCCGCCCCCCCGAGATCGAGGAGGCCGACCTCGCGCCCCTCATGCTGGAACTGGCCGGTTGGGGGGCACCTGACCCGCAGGCCCTCGCCTGGCTGGACGCGCCGCCGGAGTCTCGCGTGGCCGCCGCCCGGAGCCTGTTGCGTGACCTGGACGCCCTGGACGACGCGGGCCGCATCACGCCGCGCGGCTTGGCCCTCCTCGAATTGCCCACCCATCCGCGCCTCGCCCACCTGCTCCACGATGGGGCGAGTCTCGATTTGGGTGCCCTGGCCGCCGACGTGGCCGCGCTGCTGGAGGAACGGGACCCGCTGGGGCCTGGGACCGGAGCTGATCTCAGCGACCGGGTGGCGGCGCTGCGGGCGTGGCGACGGGGGGCGCGGGGCGGGGGAGACCTTGCCGTGCTGGAGCGAGTCGAACGCCTCTCCCGCCGGTGGCGCACGGCCCTGCGTGTCCGCCCGGACGACACGCCGCCCGACGCCTTCGCGGTGGGGCAACTCGTGGCGCTCGCCTACCCCGAGCGGGTGGCCCTCGCGCGGGAGGTCGGAGGGGGCCGTTACCTCCTCGCGGGCGGGCGGGGCGCGCGGCTGCCGGAGGGCGACCCCCTCGCCGTCAGCCCCGCCCTCGCCGTCGCCCACCTCGACGCGGTGAGCTGGCGCGGCACGGGGGAGGGCCGCATCCACCTCGCCGCGCCCCTGGACCCCGCCCTGCTGGAGGAGAGGGCGCAGGTGAGGGACGTGGTGCGCTGGGACGCCCGCACCGGAACCCTCGTGGCCCAGCGGGAGCGGCACGTCGGTGCCCTCGTGCTGAGTGCCCAACCTTTACGCGACCTGCCACAGGAAGCCCGCGTGAATGCCCTCGCTGACGCCCTCCGCGCCGAGGGCCTCCACCTCCTGAACTGGACGCCCGACGCCGAAGCACTGCGCGCCCGCGTGGAGTCCGTGCGGCGGTGGCGACCGGAGGAAAGCGACTGGCCCGACCTCTCCGATGCGGCATTGCTCGCCACCCTGGAGGACTGGCTCGGCCCGCACCTGGAGGGCGTCCGCACCCGCGACGACCTGAAACGGGTGAACCTCCTCCCCGCCCTGACCGCCCTGCTTCCCTGGCCCCTGCTGCGGCAGTTGGACGACCTGGCCCCCACCCACCTCACCGTCCCGACCGGCTCGCGCATTCGCCTCATGTACCAGCAAGGCGGCAGCGCGCCCGTCCTCGCCGTCAAGTTGCAGGAACTCTTCGGCCTCGCCGAGACGCCGACCGTGAATGGGGGCCGGACGCCCGTGCTGCTGCACCTCCTCAGCCCCGCCGGGCGGCCCGTGCAGGTGACGCAGGACCTCCGCTCGTTCTGGAACTCCTCCTACTTCGAGGTGCGCAAGGACCTGCGGGGCCGCTACCCCAGGCACCCCTGGCCGGACGACCCCTGGACCCACGCGCCGATGCGGGGAACGAAGAAACGGGGCATGTAA
- the hisH gene encoding imidazole glycerol phosphate synthase subunit HisH has translation MSVPEVLLLDYGAGNVRSAAKALERAGMTVRVSDSPADVPHAPALVVPGQGHFRQVMEAFDTGGFHGPVLDAARAGTPLLGICVGMQMLLTDSEEAPGTPGLNLVPGTVRKFAAGEGRKVPQMGWNSLDKVGDSPLLRGLACPAYAYFVHSYYVPLGVDVDAGALTEYGVPFWAAFSHGNIHATQFHPEKSGAVGLAILERFRRHVLEK, from the coding sequence GTGAGCGTCCCCGAAGTCCTCCTCCTCGATTACGGGGCCGGGAACGTCCGCAGCGCCGCCAAAGCTCTGGAGCGCGCGGGGATGACGGTGCGCGTCTCCGACTCGCCCGCCGACGTGCCGCACGCGCCCGCCCTTGTCGTGCCGGGGCAGGGGCACTTCCGGCAGGTCATGGAGGCGTTCGACACGGGCGGCTTCCACGGCCCGGTTCTGGACGCCGCCCGCGCGGGCACACCGCTCCTCGGCATCTGCGTCGGCATGCAGATGCTCCTCACCGACTCGGAGGAGGCACCGGGCACGCCGGGGCTGAACCTCGTGCCCGGCACGGTGCGGAAGTTCGCCGCCGGGGAGGGCCGCAAGGTTCCCCAGATGGGGTGGAACAGCCTCGACAAGGTGGGCGACTCGCCCCTGCTGCGGGGGCTGGCCTGCCCCGCCTACGCCTATTTCGTCCACTCGTACTACGTGCCGCTGGGCGTGGACGTGGACGCGGGTGCCCTCACCGAGTACGGCGTCCCCTTCTGGGCGGCCTTCAGCCACGGCAACATTCACGCCACGCAATTTCACCCGGAGAAGAGCGGCGCGGTAGGGCTGGCGATTCTGGAGCGGTTCCGGCGGCACGTGCTGGAGAAGTAG